A stretch of the Ktedonobacterales bacterium genome encodes the following:
- the efp gene encoding elongation factor P: protein MPGTTSDIRNGLIIRYNGELQSVVEFHHVSPGNWRAFIRTRLKNLKTGRVQDVRFRSGEEIEVVRVEHRSCQYLYQDGQDYIFMNTETYDQFPLPIEMLGESAVFLKEGMVVEALFDGEEVVGVELPTFITLEVTYTEQAVRGDTATNVLKAARVETGATVNVPLFVETGDVIKIDTRTGGYVERVKV, encoded by the coding sequence ATGCCAGGGACAACATCCGATATTCGCAATGGTTTGATTATTCGCTATAATGGTGAGCTTCAGAGCGTGGTCGAGTTTCATCATGTCAGCCCAGGAAACTGGCGCGCGTTTATTCGCACGAGGCTGAAAAACTTGAAGACCGGGCGTGTGCAGGACGTGCGCTTCCGTTCTGGCGAAGAGATCGAAGTGGTTCGCGTGGAGCATCGCTCCTGCCAGTATTTGTATCAGGACGGCCAGGATTATATTTTTATGAACACCGAGACCTATGACCAGTTTCCTCTGCCGATAGAGATGCTGGGAGAGAGTGCAGTGTTTCTCAAGGAGGGGATGGTTGTAGAAGCGCTTTTTGATGGGGAAGAAGTGGTCGGCGTCGAACTGCCGACGTTTATCACGCTGGAAGTGACCTATACCGAGCAGGCAGTACGCGGGGATACAGCGACGAATGTCTTGAAAGCGGCTAGGGTGGAGACCGGCGCTACCGTCAATGTGCCGCTCTTTGTCGAGACAGGCGATGTGATCAAGATTGATACCCGCACTGGCGGGTATGTCGAGCGCGTGAAGGTCTGA
- a CDS encoding GatB/YqeY domain-containing protein yields MAEATPSELETRLRADVQDAQRQRDQVRLDTLRMALNGFHLEEVARTDRDNPNYGKTLTEADRLAILDKQVKQRSEAAALYRKGNRPELAEKEEHEAAILQTYLPARLTDDELRQVVSSLVAQHGREFKMIMPLAAKETKGRAEGSRVQQIVRELTS; encoded by the coding sequence ATGGCTGAAGCCACCCCATCCGAACTAGAAACTCGCCTGCGCGCCGATGTACAGGACGCGCAGCGCCAGCGCGATCAGGTGCGGCTAGACACCCTGCGCATGGCCCTCAACGGCTTTCATCTGGAAGAAGTCGCCCGCACAGACCGCGACAACCCCAACTATGGGAAAACCTTAACCGAGGCTGACCGCCTTGCCATTCTGGACAAGCAAGTCAAACAGCGCAGCGAAGCTGCTGCGCTTTATCGCAAGGGCAACCGTCCCGAACTGGCCGAGAAAGAAGAACACGAAGCTGCGATCCTGCAAACCTATCTTCCCGCCAGGCTCACCGATGACGAACTGCGCCAGGTGGTGAGCAGCCTGGTCGCGCAGCATGGCCGCGAGTTCAAGATGATCATGCCGCTGGCGGCAAAAGAGACGAAGGGCCGCGCCGAAGGGAGCCGCGTGCAGCAAATCGTGCGAGAACTCACGAGCTAG
- a CDS encoding NAD(P)H-hydrate dehydratase, which translates to MKIVSIDQMRELEARAERELGMSSRVLMENAGRSAADLFRGWAGDIQGKNAALLIGPGNNGGDGLVIARHLKSWGARLTLYLWKEGQIVLGGEGGFAIPVRDDLKHLRVALASADFVFDAILGTGRSRPLDPTMRAALAIVREAREKRRDLRVVAVDLPTGVNADTGQADEGAIPADVTITLANPKLGLFFFPGAALVGELLVGSIGLPADMDETIRLEMLTDALARQELPARPLESNKGTFGKVMVLAGSPPYPGSAYLAATAAGRIGAGLITLAVEPEMLPIYSAKHSEATFALLPGAQAAPEERAKALLGALEGYGALVMGPGLGRSEATRSLLFRVLEGLRAMPDAERPRLVLDADGLNNLASLEHWWELLPKESILTPHPGEMSRLCGGQQVSGGGPDRLEIAQVRAREWGQVVVLKGACTIIAAPDGRARINWRGNPALATAGTGDVLAGAIGGLLAQGMAPFEAASAGVFLHSRAGSIASETTGDAGLLASDLLPLLPVARKQIQAMG; encoded by the coding sequence ATGAAAATTGTCTCGATTGACCAGATGCGCGAACTGGAGGCGCGGGCCGAGCGTGAACTGGGGATGTCGTCGCGGGTGTTGATGGAGAACGCGGGGCGCAGCGCCGCTGATCTCTTTCGCGGCTGGGCTGGCGATATTCAGGGAAAAAACGCGGCGCTGCTCATCGGGCCGGGCAACAATGGCGGCGATGGGTTGGTGATTGCCCGCCACCTGAAAAGCTGGGGCGCGCGTCTAACCCTCTATCTGTGGAAAGAGGGTCAGATAGTGTTGGGGGGTGAGGGTGGCTTTGCGATCCCGGTTCGTGATGATCTGAAGCATCTGCGTGTGGCGCTGGCCTCGGCAGATTTCGTGTTCGATGCCATTCTAGGTACGGGGCGTTCGCGCCCGTTGGACCCGACGATGCGCGCGGCGCTGGCGATAGTTCGTGAGGCGCGCGAGAAGCGACGTGATCTGCGTGTGGTGGCTGTGGACCTGCCAACCGGGGTGAACGCAGATACGGGGCAGGCCGATGAAGGGGCTATTCCGGCTGATGTGACGATCACGCTGGCAAACCCGAAACTGGGCCTCTTTTTCTTTCCTGGGGCTGCGCTGGTGGGTGAACTCCTGGTGGGCAGCATTGGTCTGCCAGCGGATATGGATGAGACTATTCGCCTGGAGATGCTGACCGATGCGCTGGCGCGGCAGGAGCTGCCCGCGCGCCCGCTGGAGAGTAATAAGGGTACCTTTGGCAAGGTGATGGTGTTGGCCGGTTCGCCACCCTATCCTGGCTCGGCCTATCTGGCGGCAACAGCCGCCGGGCGTATTGGCGCCGGGTTGATTACCCTTGCGGTTGAGCCAGAGATGCTGCCGATATACAGCGCCAAACACTCTGAGGCGACTTTCGCGCTGCTGCCTGGCGCCCAGGCCGCGCCTGAAGAGCGGGCAAAGGCGCTGCTTGGCGCGCTAGAGGGCTATGGCGCGTTGGTGATGGGGCCTGGGTTGGGGCGCAGCGAGGCAACACGTTCTCTTTTGTTCAGGGTGTTGGAGGGTTTGAGAGCGATGCCTGACGCTGAACGCCCCAGGCTGGTCCTTGACGCCGATGGACTGAATAATCTGGCATCGCTTGAACATTGGTGGGAGCTTTTGCCAAAGGAGAGCATTCTGACGCCTCACCCTGGCGAGATGAGTCGCCTTTGTGGCGGCCAACAGGTATCTGGCGGTGGGCCTGATCGGCTGGAGATTGCCCAGGTCAGGGCGCGCGAATGGGGCCAGGTGGTGGTGTTGAAGGGAGCCTGTACGATCATCGCTGCGCCCGATGGCCGGGCGCGTATCAACTGGCGTGGGAATCCGGCGCTGGCAACAGCGGGGACGGGCGATGTGCTGGCGGGCGCGATTGGCGGTTTGCTGGCGCAGGGCATGGCCCCCTTCGAGGCGGCGTCGGCAGGGGTCTTTTTGCACAGCCGCGCCGGAAGTATCGCAAGCGAAACCACAGGCGACGCCGGGTTGTTGGCAAGCGATCTTCTCCCCTTGCTGCCAGTAGCGCGCAAGCAGATCCAAGCAATGGGTTAG
- a CDS encoding site-2 protease family protein, with the protein MIGPTIRIARLFGIPIRIDFSWILIFVIFVYAVTQNFFKPLLPGVNSYVAMLLAALTILLFFVSVLLHELAHSLVAITNGLKVKGIALFILGGAAQLEGEPRNPWVEFWMALAGPLASLVIGVVCGALCLASGGIVLVRAYFHLDFLSSVSAATAVLFWLSLENIFLFLFNMIPGFPLDGGRAVRAFIWGVSHNYSLATRVAVWLSRIIAYLFLFLGVYTLINQDWMGIWWLLLGLFLLNAARAGSNQVAVREALQGYEVGQFVRPGAPVVPGQLSLELLMQEYYGRYDASLYPVRVGEKLAGVVTRALAQQALRKHGEYQRASDVMAPLGPDYVVDAHVPAQEAFDRMAANSAGSVLVMEGDRFLGVVSQAEMLRMARVFPLMRRRQAGAPPEPPYSLPTPPVFPPAAPPDAPDHYERFGP; encoded by the coding sequence GTGATTGGCCCAACCATTCGTATAGCCCGGCTGTTTGGTATCCCCATTCGTATTGATTTTTCATGGATTTTGATCTTTGTTATCTTCGTTTATGCTGTCACGCAGAACTTTTTTAAGCCCCTGCTCCCTGGGGTAAATTCGTATGTGGCGATGCTTCTGGCGGCACTGACGATCCTGCTTTTTTTCGTCTCGGTCTTGCTGCACGAACTGGCGCATTCGCTGGTGGCGATTACGAATGGGCTAAAGGTGAAGGGGATCGCGCTCTTCATTCTGGGCGGCGCGGCGCAGCTTGAGGGAGAGCCGCGCAATCCCTGGGTGGAGTTTTGGATGGCGCTGGCCGGGCCACTGGCGAGCCTGGTGATTGGCGTGGTGTGTGGGGCGCTGTGCCTGGCCTCCGGCGGCATTGTGTTGGTGCGGGCGTATTTTCATCTTGATTTCTTGTCCAGCGTTTCTGCGGCAACCGCCGTATTATTCTGGCTCTCGCTGGAAAACATCTTTTTGTTTCTGTTTAATATGATCCCCGGCTTTCCCCTGGATGGCGGGCGGGCCGTGCGCGCCTTTATCTGGGGCGTTAGCCATAATTATAGCCTGGCAACGCGCGTGGCTGTCTGGCTGAGCCGAATCATAGCCTATCTCTTCCTGTTTCTAGGGGTATACACTCTGATTAACCAGGATTGGATGGGTATCTGGTGGCTGCTGCTTGGCTTGTTCCTGCTGAATGCGGCGCGAGCTGGCTCAAATCAGGTGGCAGTGCGCGAGGCGCTGCAAGGTTATGAGGTTGGGCAGTTTGTGCGACCCGGCGCGCCAGTGGTACCGGGGCAGCTCAGTCTGGAACTCTTGATGCAGGAATATTACGGGCGCTACGATGCCAGCCTCTATCCGGTTCGCGTGGGTGAGAAGCTTGCAGGGGTGGTGACGCGCGCGCTGGCGCAGCAGGCGCTCAGGAAACATGGGGAGTACCAGCGGGCCAGCGATGTGATGGCTCCTCTTGGGCCAGACTATGTGGTTGATGCGCACGTTCCGGCGCAGGAGGCATTTGATCGCATGGCGGCAAATTCGGCAGGGAGTGTACTGGTGATGGAAGGGGATCGCTTCCTGGGTGTGGTCTCGCAGGCAGAGATGCTGCGCATGGCCCGTGTCTTTCCGCTGATGCGGCGCAGGCAGGCTGGCGCGCCGCCAGAACCACCGTATTCGCTGCCGACGCCACCTGTGTTCCCGCCCGCCGCGCCCCCTGATGCGCCCGATCATTACGAACGATTTGGCCCATAA
- a CDS encoding DUF4388 domain-containing protein translates to MHQPGLSANLDSFDLLDLAQVIQMARRDLSLVVRAGSQSLGVLRFSQGELLWAEFGTLRGEEAFIALAAQHTGSIEEHAWDGRRERNVNQPLARLVMQAVEYRDTHGNHYEPQASGSDNRSRPIQPAPLSQLSPPLSAAPLASHDRFNGSNSRPRLVNPSPPEPEEPLPEDEQAPSWVQQIHAASEAFSAQSTTIIPPVSGAAPPAGPGRPSSSFYSAQTEPLAPPQPPSTQPLSSSLLQEEMDIHIPEPIVPFSALHGKFVLPSLANGSQAAARPSDEPGGEPPTVPLPSVQGGLRDYGAKHESHPRESQREAEPGIKQAIKPAPAAPALSVPATAPAPPVPTAPPGEPKMSSLSILEQLAYGGFGNNSSAERASTDTNRSVDNAAEARLVEPPTGPQASSRLLDGASARQNDTLAALSAPSSSTSASVGALPASSGLAAPSSATGSVERIQHLRQVLHTFAEQVGAACIATALIRADGALLAEYHAQRGQDQDLGSPAYHMANVMQSSLRTLLMGGWGDLEDTIITGNTHSVVLRRLGRAEKGVFHVAVLERSGNPGLCRVRMRNNEAALLQRL, encoded by the coding sequence GTGCATCAGCCTGGTTTATCTGCCAACCTTGATTCATTCGACCTGCTTGATCTGGCGCAGGTCATTCAGATGGCGCGCCGAGATCTCTCACTGGTAGTGCGCGCAGGCTCGCAGAGTCTGGGGGTTCTTCGCTTCTCTCAGGGAGAACTTTTGTGGGCTGAGTTTGGGACGCTGCGTGGGGAAGAGGCATTTATAGCCCTGGCTGCTCAACATACCGGAAGCATCGAGGAACATGCCTGGGATGGGCGCAGAGAGCGTAACGTGAACCAACCGCTTGCCCGGTTGGTGATGCAGGCGGTGGAATACCGGGATACGCACGGCAATCATTACGAGCCACAAGCGTCAGGAAGTGATAACCGCAGCCGACCTATCCAACCTGCTCCTTTATCTCAGCTATCACCGCCGTTATCAGCGGCGCCCCTGGCATCCCATGACCGCTTCAATGGTTCCAATAGTCGGCCACGCCTGGTCAATCCATCACCGCCGGAGCCAGAGGAACCGCTGCCAGAGGATGAGCAGGCACCGTCGTGGGTACAGCAGATTCATGCAGCGTCGGAGGCATTTTCTGCTCAATCAACGACTATCATTCCACCTGTTTCTGGCGCAGCGCCTCCTGCGGGGCCAGGTCGGCCTTCGTCATCCTTTTATTCTGCGCAGACGGAGCCGCTGGCGCCGCCTCAGCCTCCTTCAACTCAACCCCTCTCGTCGTCGCTCTTGCAGGAAGAGATGGATATTCATATTCCCGAACCAATAGTTCCCTTCTCTGCGCTTCATGGGAAGTTTGTACTTCCCTCGCTTGCCAATGGGAGCCAGGCTGCCGCTCGCCCGTCGGATGAGCCTGGGGGTGAGCCGCCGACGGTTCCACTGCCCAGCGTGCAGGGAGGCTTGCGGGATTATGGAGCTAAACATGAATCTCACCCGCGAGAGTCGCAGCGGGAAGCTGAGCCAGGGATAAAGCAAGCCATAAAGCCTGCGCCTGCCGCTCCGGCTCTCTCAGTTCCTGCTACAGCGCCCGCGCCCCCAGTTCCAACGGCGCCCCCAGGTGAACCCAAGATGTCGAGCCTCTCCATTCTGGAGCAACTGGCATACGGTGGATTTGGAAATAACAGCAGCGCAGAAAGGGCATCCACTGATACTAACAGATCGGTGGATAACGCGGCTGAGGCGCGGCTGGTTGAACCGCCGACGGGGCCACAAGCCTCCTCTCGCCTGCTTGATGGGGCATCTGCCAGGCAGAACGACACATTAGCGGCGCTCTCTGCTCCGTCATCTTCTACGTCTGCATCCGTAGGCGCACTGCCTGCTTCGAGTGGCCTGGCAGCGCCCTCTTCGGCCACAGGGAGCGTCGAGAGGATACAGCACTTGCGCCAGGTATTACATACATTTGCTGAGCAGGTTGGGGCAGCCTGTATTGCTACGGCGTTGATCCGCGCGGATGGGGCGCTGCTGGCGGAATATCACGCGCAGCGCGGCCAGGATCAAGACCTTGGCAGCCCTGCTTATCATATGGCGAATGTGATGCAATCCAGTTTGCGAACGCTGTTGATGGGTGGGTGGGGTGATCTGGAAGATACGATTATTACCGGCAACACCCATTCAGTGGTGCTGCGCCGTCTAGGCCGCGCAGAAAAGGGAGTCTTTCATGTGGCGGTGCTGGAGCGATCAGGAAATCCTGGCCTCTGTCGGGTCAGGATGCGCAATAACGAAGCTGCACTCCTCCAAAGGCTTTAG
- a CDS encoding carboxyl transferase domain-containing protein, translating into MAVLESHVDTQSAEYRENVAHFEALARELRERTRLVEQGGGDAAVVRHRKRKKLLPRERIALLCDPQTPFLEFSALAAWDMYERDAPAAGIVTGIGVVEGQECVIVANDATVKGGTYYPMTVKKHLRAQEIAEQNHLPCIYLVDSGGAFLPLQADVFPDREHFGRIFYNQARMSAKGITQIALVMGSCTAGGAYVPAMSDETVIVKGNGTIFLGGPPLVKAATGEEVTAEELGGADVHSRISGVTDHYAVSDEHALALGRSIVVHLNRRKDYPWDVADPEPPKYDPREIYGIVQRDWRKSYDVREVIARLVDGSRLHEFKALYGTTLVCGFARIMGYPVGIIANNGILFSESALKAAHFIELCCERKTPLIFLQNITGFMVGKEYENRGIAKDGAKMVMAVANAEVPKFTVIIGGSFGAGNYGMCGRAYAPRQLWMWPNARISVMGGEQAANVLLTVRLEGLRARSQDMSQEEQEAFRAPILEKYEAEGNPYYSTARLWDDGIIDPLDTRMTLALGIAASLNAPIPETKFGVFRM; encoded by the coding sequence ATGGCTGTACTTGAATCGCATGTTGATACGCAGAGTGCCGAATATCGGGAAAACGTGGCCCACTTTGAGGCGCTGGCGCGCGAACTGCGTGAACGCACGCGGCTGGTGGAGCAGGGCGGCGGGGATGCCGCTGTTGTGAGGCATCGCAAGCGCAAGAAGCTGCTGCCGCGCGAACGGATTGCGCTGCTCTGCGACCCCCAGACGCCGTTTCTGGAGTTCAGCGCGCTGGCTGCCTGGGATATGTACGAGCGTGACGCCCCGGCAGCGGGGATTGTGACGGGGATCGGCGTGGTGGAGGGTCAGGAATGCGTGATCGTTGCCAATGATGCAACCGTCAAGGGCGGCACGTACTATCCGATGACCGTCAAAAAACATTTGCGGGCGCAGGAAATCGCTGAGCAAAATCATTTGCCGTGTATCTATCTGGTAGATTCGGGGGGAGCGTTTCTGCCGCTTCAGGCCGATGTTTTCCCTGATCGAGAACATTTCGGGCGTATCTTTTATAACCAGGCGCGCATGTCGGCGAAGGGCATTACGCAGATTGCGCTGGTGATGGGTTCCTGCACAGCGGGCGGGGCGTATGTCCCGGCGATGAGCGATGAGACAGTGATCGTAAAAGGCAATGGGACGATTTTCCTGGGCGGGCCGCCGCTGGTGAAAGCAGCGACAGGCGAAGAGGTGACGGCGGAAGAATTGGGCGGCGCGGATGTGCATTCGCGCATCTCCGGTGTGACCGATCACTATGCTGTGAGCGATGAGCACGCGCTGGCTCTAGGACGCAGCATTGTTGTCCATCTGAATCGGCGCAAAGACTATCCCTGGGATGTGGCCGACCCGGAACCGCCGAAATATGATCCGCGCGAAATCTATGGGATTGTCCAGCGCGACTGGCGCAAGAGCTACGATGTGCGCGAGGTGATCGCCCGGCTGGTGGATGGATCGCGCCTGCACGAGTTCAAGGCGCTCTATGGGACCACGCTGGTCTGTGGCTTTGCGCGTATCATGGGCTATCCGGTGGGTATTATTGCCAATAACGGCATTCTCTTTTCGGAGAGCGCCCTCAAAGCGGCCCATTTTATTGAACTATGCTGCGAGCGCAAGACGCCGCTGATCTTTCTCCAGAACATTACTGGCTTTATGGTGGGCAAAGAATATGAGAATCGCGGCATCGCCAAGGATGGGGCAAAGATGGTGATGGCGGTGGCGAACGCGGAAGTACCCAAATTTACGGTGATTATCGGCGGCTCGTTTGGCGCGGGCAACTATGGGATGTGCGGGCGCGCTTACGCGCCCCGGCAACTATGGATGTGGCCCAATGCGCGCATTTCGGTGATGGGCGGCGAACAGGCGGCAAACGTCCTGCTGACCGTTCGGCTGGAGGGATTGCGGGCGCGCAGCCAGGATATGAGCCAGGAAGAGCAGGAAGCCTTCAGAGCGCCGATTCTGGAAAAATACGAAGCGGAGGGCAACCCCTATTACAGCACCGCGCGCCTGTGGGACGATGGCATCATTGATCCGCTAGATACCCGCATGACGCTAGCTCTGGGCATTGCCGCTTCGCTCAACGCGCCGATTCCTGAGACCAAGTTTGGGGTGTTCAGGATGTAG
- a CDS encoding methyltransferase domain-containing protein: MPSAPRSTASKPALLPYYAQTMPGVEQIAWLEAHQRFPGARLKEYLFAKERNGILVFDYDGSAESLLELRTVEDVFLLALSSEIASRGRGALQEVTRAIEADPLFGQAVHVFSKLRGRASRLTYRVVTRMEGQHQFRRVDVEQAVLKGLGRRLGDTWLLVEEDANLEVWTNLLGGRLLCGLRLSDRTMRHRAYQTAHLPTSLRPSVAAAMVFLTTPDEHDTFLDPMCGSGTLLAERMLVGKYQQALGGDSVARHVETARKNLAGLGGHWRVSRWDARKLPLASESIDAVATNPPFGKQIGSRNEVEQLYPAFLAELARVLKRGGRAVILSSQYELLKAAVRQQSSLQIVRGYSVAVLGEWGRIYLLQKDGLKKDERSYI; the protein is encoded by the coding sequence ATGCCATCCGCGCCGCGCTCGACAGCCAGCAAGCCCGCTTTGCTGCCCTACTATGCGCAGACGATGCCAGGCGTTGAGCAAATCGCCTGGCTGGAGGCGCATCAGCGTTTTCCGGGCGCACGGCTGAAAGAATATCTGTTTGCCAAAGAGCGGAATGGCATCCTCGTTTTTGATTACGACGGGTCGGCAGAGAGTCTGCTGGAACTGCGCACAGTTGAAGATGTGTTTTTGCTGGCGCTTTCCAGCGAGATCGCTTCGCGCGGCAGGGGCGCGCTGCAAGAGGTGACGCGCGCCATTGAAGCTGATCCGCTCTTTGGGCAAGCGGTTCACGTATTTAGCAAGCTGCGTGGGCGTGCTTCCCGCCTGACCTATCGAGTGGTGACGCGCATGGAGGGCCAGCATCAGTTTCGTCGTGTGGATGTCGAGCAGGCCGTTCTGAAAGGGCTGGGACGCCGCCTGGGAGATACCTGGCTGCTGGTGGAGGAAGACGCCAATCTAGAGGTCTGGACGAACTTGTTGGGCGGCAGGCTGCTCTGTGGGCTACGTCTTTCAGACCGGACGATGCGGCATCGAGCGTATCAAACGGCACATCTGCCCACGTCACTGCGCCCGTCGGTGGCGGCAGCGATGGTCTTCTTGACCACGCCAGATGAACACGATACGTTTCTGGACCCGATGTGTGGGAGCGGGACGCTGCTGGCTGAGCGGATGCTGGTTGGGAAGTACCAGCAGGCGCTTGGGGGTGATAGTGTGGCTCGTCATGTTGAAACTGCTCGAAAGAATCTTGCCGGGCTGGGCGGACATTGGCGCGTCTCTCGTTGGGATGCTCGTAAGCTGCCGCTTGCCTCGGAATCAATTGACGCGGTGGCAACGAACCCGCCTTTTGGCAAGCAGATCGGCTCCCGGAATGAGGTTGAGCAGCTCTATCCGGCTTTTCTGGCTGAATTGGCGCGCGTGCTGAAACGCGGCGGGAGAGCAGTCATTTTGAGCAGCCAGTATGAATTACTCAAAGCAGCAGTGCGGCAGCAGAGCAGCTTACAGATTGTGCGCGGCTATTCGGTTGCGGTGCTGGGTGAGTGGGGGCGAATCTACCTGCTGCAAAAAGATGGGCTGAAAAAAGACGAGCGATCATACATATAG
- a CDS encoding BON domain-containing protein, producing the protein MDRQVSEYARVLLQPGKLFRAEHVLGMPAPYRDRLSGVRAEITRLWLWPQSAQVTAAVRFRKNLLSKKEDITPLSADAPLEPAKREGCVELRAKMQVFCTDEHHEKARYRVGNLEGLTVAARTGLADGLVVRVRAHPEAEVERPTDPLAPLVAVAGRRLVLSPAWAMAAGDGELVLSAFPAQVASSVEYLNDWQVRERIWAILNENPALQPYLSWLGIEVKDGVAYLSGRLPMARLRNSAKQDIWHVPGVVGIEDTLRVEGD; encoded by the coding sequence GTGGATAGACAGGTCAGCGAATATGCGCGGGTGCTGCTTCAGCCAGGCAAGCTTTTCAGAGCCGAGCATGTTCTGGGGATGCCCGCGCCGTATCGTGATCGACTTAGCGGTGTGCGCGCTGAGATCACGCGCCTCTGGCTGTGGCCGCAGAGTGCGCAGGTGACAGCGGCTGTACGGTTTCGCAAGAATCTGTTGAGTAAAAAAGAGGATATTACCCCCCTTTCGGCAGATGCGCCACTTGAACCAGCCAAGAGGGAGGGCTGTGTAGAATTGCGCGCCAAAATGCAGGTATTTTGTACCGATGAACATCATGAGAAGGCGCGTTATCGAGTGGGCAACCTGGAGGGGCTGACCGTTGCTGCCAGGACTGGCCTTGCCGATGGCCTGGTGGTGCGCGTGCGCGCCCATCCTGAAGCAGAGGTTGAGCGCCCAACTGATCCGCTGGCGCCACTGGTGGCGGTGGCCGGACGACGCCTGGTGCTGTCGCCAGCCTGGGCGATGGCCGCTGGGGATGGGGAACTGGTGTTGAGCGCATTTCCGGCGCAGGTGGCGAGCAGCGTGGAGTATCTGAATGATTGGCAGGTCCGCGAGCGTATCTGGGCGATCCTGAATGAGAACCCTGCGCTTCAGCCCTATCTTTCCTGGCTGGGCATCGAGGTGAAAGATGGGGTTGCCTATCTGAGCGGGCGGTTGCCGATGGCGCGGCTGCGCAATTCCGCCAAGCAGGACATCTGGCACGTGCCTGGTGTGGTCGGGATTGAGGATACGCTGCGCGTGGAAGGCGACTAG